The nucleotide sequence aatatTCCATTCGGTATTCTCTAGCGTGTAGGTAACTCGTACGTAAGAATGAAAGGGATTAGGTTCGGAcaacaaattaaaaaaacaatTGAATATTGAACTTGTCATGAGATATATATGATAGGTTATATGCATCCTTAcgatgttttgatgatctaacaaacttaatgataaGAATCAGACGAGGAACCTGTTACATATCCTCAAGTACCTAAGAATAATAAGCCTCAAGCTGGGGACGTGGTTCAACCCTTCAGAGTCATAGAAACAACAGAAGGAACATATGGGCACCAGTTCCCTTGGTAACTGTACCAGTCAACCCCCCAACAGTtgtaaagttgctgcctgcacacgcaACTGTACaaacagtgcagcagtcaactttatggggaatgcccttgtaccaaacatgcttgTATCATTCAAGTAATGTCACCTATGTAATATTAACATTGAAGCAAAGGCGAAACATAACACTTGAACATTCAAGAGTCAATCAAGCATTCTCCTAAGTGAGCGTCAATCCAGCAAGTGATTCTCAAGGGCAttaagaacaaagaacaacataacaaaGGACCAGTTCCCTATATTGAGTCATTATATGTCTTTAGTTGTGTTGCACCTTTGTTAAAGTACTTTACTTGTTTCctcttagcttagttagaagcattatgtaggaaacctttgtaaaatcataaaccttgtatttgtgtcttggctagagttagtcgagttgcaagctttgtaatagagttgttacaagttcGTGAGGGATTAAGTGGTTAATTTCTAGGTCACAATAAGTTGTGATCTGAAGTTTGCTCAATAGTGaggttgaaatcctacaagggtaggtcgtgatttttaatcccgtgagctgagAGTTTTCCACGCAAAACTCCATTGTATCATTTACTTACTGCAGTGTGcgtgtgttctgtgggaactaatagagaatctggttctctgtatagtttggtggacctttagtttctatcaattggtatcagagcaggttctttctatcaggctaacacctagaaaggatccttatggctgctccaccaaattttgaagaaggttaatctacctacagaccaccaagattcaaCGGCCAATATTATGGATGGTGAAAGACaaggatgcatgattttatcatggctaaAGATTTAGAGCTCTCGGATGTTATCTGTAATGCATCTTTCGTTCCTACGAAGACCATTGATGACCTAGTAGTGACAGTTCCCAAAACAAGAAAGGAATGCAACGATGTTGACCGTAAGGCTATAGGGAAGAACTTTCAAGCAAAAAAAATCCTCGTCTGTGATATTGGACTAGATGAATACAACAGGATTTCAGCATGTCAATATACTAAGGAGATCTGGGAAGCTCTCCAAACAGCTCATGAAGGGACAACACAAGTCAAGCAGTCGAAGATTGACATGCTAACCATAGAGTATGATCTCTTCAGAATAAAGGATGATGAGTCCATTTAGGATATGCACACTCGCTTCACCTctatcatcaatgagcttcactctcTAGGAGAAATTATCCCCAAGAACAAATTTGTCAGAAAAATACTTAGTGTATTACCTGGTTCCTGGGAAAGCAAAGTAAATGCTATTACAGAGGCAAAGGATCTACAGAAGctgaccattgatgaactcattggcAATCTGAAGacttatgaaatgaagaagaagaaggataatGAGATAAGAGAGCCTAAAAGAGAGAAGAACCTGATCCTCAAGGAAGACAACAATGACTCAGGTGGTGAGGATGCTGATATGGCTTACCTGACAAAAAGATTTCTGAAAATGGTTCGCAAAAATGGAGGTATTCCAAAAAGGGGCAGCTCCAGCAAGTCAAGAGGATACGACCATCATAAGTGCGGCAAATCAGGACACTTCATCGAGGATTGCCCTCTCCTCAAGCAAGAACAATACAAACACAACACAAACAAAGCAGCTAAGAGGAACCCAGCTCCTGACAAACGATTCAAGAGAAAAGATGCCTCTGAAAATgttgtgaaacaagctcttgctgcatgaaGAGACTCCATGATGGCAGTAGAAAGTGATGCAGCTAAGTATGACTCTATCTTTGCTATGATGGAAAAatctgacgatgatgatgatgatgatatggtAAACTTTCtagatgttcaaagaaatctgaAGTCTTACTCTCCAAAAAAACTTATgtctttggaaaatattttaattaatgtttatcatagtcttataaatgataaaaatgcatTAATTATGGAACTAGGAGAAGTAGAAGATGAGAGAGATGATCTGGTAGTTGTTGTGGTCGATTTAAAAGAAATGATTGAGAGtttgaagaaggaaaaatatGTCTTAACTGAAAAAATTGCAAACATagaacatgagagagatgatcTAGTTATTGTTGTAGTCGATCTAAAAGAGACCATTGAGTGTTTTAAAAAGGAGGAAGAAGCTTTAACTGAAAAGGTTGCTAACAtagagcatgagagagatgatttATTAGTAGTAGTTGTGGACCTAAAGGAAATAATTAAGGAACTAAAAGGAAAAGGTAGGCATGAGATTAttcaaaagggaaaggaagttgcaaaTGAGGCACATCTTAGGCTTGAAGATAAGCTAAAATCAGTGAAATCTAGTCTGTGTGCTGAacttgagaaaaacaaacaacttcaggAAGATCTAGGAAGAGTTAAGAGTGAACTTGAAAAA is from Nicotiana tabacum cultivar K326 chromosome 18, ASM71507v2, whole genome shotgun sequence and encodes:
- the LOC142172678 gene encoding uncharacterized protein LOC142172678, whose translation is MAKDLELSDVICNASFVPTKTIDDLVVTVPKTRKECNDVDRKAIGKNFQAKKILVCDIGLDEYNRISACQYTKEIWEALQTAHEGTTQVKQSKIDMLTIEYDLFRIKDDESI